In Papaver somniferum cultivar HN1 chromosome 1, ASM357369v1, whole genome shotgun sequence, a genomic segment contains:
- the LOC113293066 gene encoding probable cinnamyl alcohol dehydrogenase 1, with protein MGSVGSERTTTGWAATDPSGILSPYTFALRETGPEDVYIKVTYCGVCHTDIHQVKNDLGMSNYPMVPGHETVGEVIEVGKDVTKFKAGDSVGVGLIIGSCRECSSCTSNIEQYCNKKIWNYNDVYTDGKPTQGGFASTMVIDQKFVVKIPEGLAPEQAAPLLCAGLTVYSPLRKFDLTTSGLRAGILGLGGVGHMGVKIAKAMGHHVTVISSSNKKKEEAMDHLGADDYIVSSEPEQMGRAVDTLDYIMDTIPVVHPLEPYLPLLKVDGRFIIMGVIAQPLQFITPMIMLGRKSITGTFIGSVEESSEMLEFCKEKGVTSSIELVKMDYINKAMERLEKNDVRYRFVVDVAGSKIDL; from the exons ATGGGAAGTGTAGGAAGCGAGAGAACAACTACAGGATGGGCAGCAACAGACCCATCAGGGATACTCTCTCCTTACACTTTTGCTCTTCGGGAAACAGGTCCAGAAGATGTATACATCAAGGTTACATACTGTGGAGTCTGTCACACTGATATTCATCAAGTCAAGAATGATCTTGGCATGTCTAACTACCCCATGGTCCCTGG GCATGAAACAGTAGGAGAAGTAATTGAGGTAGGAAAAGATGTGACAAAATTCAAAGCTGGTGATAGTGTTGGAGTTGGATTAATCATTGGAAGTTGCAGAGAATGTTCATCATGTACCTCAAACATTGAACAATACTGTAACAAGAAGATCTGGAATTACAATGATGTCTATACTGATGGTAAACCAACTCAAGGAGGTTTTGCTTCTACAATGGTTATTGATCAGAA ATTTGTAGTGAAGATACCAGAAGGATTAGCACCAGAACAAGCAGCACCACTCTTATGTGCAGGGTTGACAGTTTATAGTCCGCTGAGAAAATTTGATTTAACAACAAGTGGATTAAGAGCTGGGATTCTAGGACTTGGTGGTGTTGGACATATGGGTGTCAAAATTGCAAAAGCAATGGGTCATCATGTGACTGTAATAAGTTCATCtaacaagaaaaaagaagaagctaTGGATCATCTTGGTGCAGATGATTATATCGTTAGCTCCGAGCCTGAACAAATGGGAAGAGCAGTTGATACTCTAGATTATATTATGGATACCATTCCTGTTGTTCATCCACTTGAACCTTACCTTCCTTTATTGAAAGTCGATGGTAGATTCATTATCATGGGTGTCATTGCTCAGCCTCTACAATTTATCACTCCCATGATCATGCTCG GGAGGAAATCGATTACGGGGACTTTCATCGGAAGCGTGGAAGAATCGTCGGAAATGCTTGAGTTCTGTAAAGAAAAAGGTGTAACCTCTTCTATTGAATTGGTGAAAATGGATTACATTAACAAAGCAATGGAAAGGTTGGAGAAGAATGATGTAAGATACAGGTTTGTCGTCGATGTGGCCGGCAGCAAAATTGATCTTTGA
- the LOC113293097 gene encoding uncharacterized protein LOC113293097: protein MVCSMLMANHYGETVSELVLKHWYPLDFLFLDLIAFVLDEKGDYGDDRKLLVKMSHLLMLVHTGSNGDHSKPFIKRSIREKFLIFLLTRVGEIKQAYQRLGRVVHWGIAFWNSVVTQVLKKYEMGKAREWFFYHEVCQVRLHASPYRVLLPLDAVCFDQILKEACIPNKLVPSCTTYGLHLR from the exons ATGGTCTGTTCAATGTTAATGGCTAACCACTATGGAGAAACTGTTAGTGAGCTTGTTCTAAAACATTGGTACCCACTAGACTTTTTGTTTCTGGATTTAATTGCATTTGTGCTGGATGAAAAGGGTGATTATGGTGATGACAGAAAGCTGTTGGTGAAAATGTCACACCTATTGATGTTGGTTCACACTGGTAGCAATGGTGATCACAGTAAACCATTTATTAAAAGGTCGATAAGAGAGAAATTCTTGATATTCTTGTTGACAAGAGTGGGTGAAATTAAGCAAGCTTATCAAAGGCTGGGCAGAGTAGTTCACTGGGGTATTGCGTTCTGGAATTCAGTGGTCACTCAGGTTCTAAAGAAGTATGAGATGGGGAAAGCACGAGAATGGTTTTTCTATCATGAGGTCTGTCAAGTACGACTTCACGCTTCTCCTTATCGTGTGCTGCTGCCCTTGGATGCTGTTTGTTTTGACCAAATTCTTAAAGAAGCTTGCATACCAAACAAG ttggttccttcttgcaCTACATATGGCTTACACTTAAGGTAA
- the LOC113293084 gene encoding RNA pseudouridine synthase 4, mitochondrial-like, translating into MKGFAGLHGRATIQYLKETALASRICTSLYFPEQAGASYATAAVKSEEEEEKSCSSGSKNNNNKNDGKWLTLPPFTSNANDAASVSKEFSRFNRRRIGEEASVSDPKSTMTALKWVTRCCPQIPRTLIQKLFRLRQVRRKSVDSTSADNLGAQDQESRLRRVAAKDAMNWGDTIHLPVSVHSPAERINSRDGHRLTPDKQECRIDDKERTYIRSLELYNDPSIIVINKPPGLPVQGGIGIKQSLDALASTYLRYDYSEPPRLVHRLDRDSSGVLVLGRTQTSATILHSIFREKTLEASADATDNTKRILQRKYWALVIGTPRHASGLISAPLGKVIIDNGKSERITVDDNHNMPSQHAITEYRLVQSSVQGLTWIELSPLTGRKHQLRVHCAEVLGTPIVGDYKYGWQAHKNWKGLPWTNPKERSAEKLPKMPLFVLDSKSGSISEKEPHLHLHCRQMIFPDVHMALQHVHSDSDLDLSTLESLDFVAPLPAHMQRSWDILNS; encoded by the exons ATGAAAGGTTTCGCTGGTCTCCATGGACGAGCTACAATCCAATACCTAAAGGAAACAGCACTGGCTTCTAGAATCTGTACTTCTCTATACTTCCCTGAACAGGCTGGTGCTTCCTATGCCACTGCCGCCGTGAAaagcgaggaagaagaagaaaagagctgTAGTAGCGGtagtaaaaataataataataagaatgaTGGGAAATGGTTAACTTTGCCTCCTTTCACTTCAAATGCCAATGATGCTGCTTCAGTATCCAAAGAATTTTCAAGATTTAATAGAAGAAGAATAGGAGAAGAAGCATCTGTATCTGACCCTAAATCAACTATGACTGCTTTAAAATGGGTTACTCGTTGTTGCCCACAAATCCCAAGAACTCTTATTCAAAAGCTCTTCCGGCTCAGACAG GTTCGAAGAAAATCTGTGGACTCAACAAGTGCTGACAATTTGGGAGCTCAGGATCAAGAATCTCGGCTTAGAAGG GTTGCAGCCAAAGACGCGATGAATTGGGGAGATACAATCCATCTTCCTGTCAGTGTTCATTCACCTGCTGAAAGAATAAATAGCAGAGATGGTCATCGGTTGACTCCAGACAAGCAAGAATGTAGAATTGATGACAAAGAACGAACCTACATTCGTAGCCTCGAGCTATACAAT GATCCATCTATAATTGTTATTAACAAGCCTCCAGGCCTGCCTGTTCAG GGTGGCATTGGCATCAAGCAAAGTTTAGATGCTCTTGCTTCAACTTACTTGAGATATGACTACTCTGAACCCCCTCGACTG GTACACCGACTGGATAGAGATAGTAGTGGTGTTCTAGTGTTGGGAAGGACACAAACAAGTGCTACCATCCTGCATTCTATCTTCCGTGAAAAAACCTTAGAAGCATCAGCTGAT GCTACAGACAACACCAAAAGAATCTTGCAAAGGAAATACTGGGCACTTGTGATTGGAACTCCAAGACATGCAAGTGGACTAATTTCTGCTCCATTGGGAAAG GTGATTATAGATAACGGGAAATCTGAAAGAATAACCGTTGATGATAACCACAACATGCCATCTCAGCATGCTATCACGGAGTATCGCCTCGTTCAATCTTCAGTTCAAG GTCTAACATGGATAGAATTGTCCCCGCTCACCGGTAGAAAGCACCAG CTTCGCGTTCACTGTGCCGAGGTCTTGGGGACACCAATAGTTGGAGACTACAAATACGGTTGGCAAGCTCACAAGAATTGGAAAGGTCTTCCTTGGACCAACCCAAAGGAGAGATCCGCTGAGAAGCTTCCCAAGATGCCTCTCTTCGTTCTTGATTCTAAGAGTGGAAGCATCTCAGAGAAGGAACCTCATTTACACCTTCACTGCAGGCAGATGATTTTTCCGGATGTGCATATGGCCCTGCAACATGTTCACTCGGATTCTGATCTTGATCTGTCGACGCTGGAGAGCCTCGATTTTGTTGCTCCTTTGCCTGCACACATGCAAAGAAGCTGGGACATCTTGAACTCATAG